In the Raineyella fluvialis genome, TGGACAGTGTCTCCACGTGAAATAGTTGTCGTTGATAATTCCGGCGACTTTGAGGCAACTGAATCTGATCGTGTATTTGTGGCGTCTATGGGGGGCAATCTCGGGTATGGACCAGCGGTGAATGAGGGTGTACGGATCGCCGTAGAGCGTGGGTTTGAGTTTGTCTTAGTTTTGACCCAGGATTGTTCGCTTGAAGACCATGCGTCAGCGTATCTCCTCAAGGAGTTGGTCGCTTCCGACGAAACTGCTATCGCCGCCCCTTGCTTATGTATCGGAGCGATGTCGAACGCGTATTTTCTGCTGGGGGCATACTCGGTAGTGACGGCAATACGGCGCACAAAGCCAGTGGGGTCCCCCTTCGGGACTATTCCGCTCAGGGGAACCGATCCGTGGACTG is a window encoding:
- a CDS encoding glycosyltransferase family 2 protein codes for the protein MTSSETLAEALPPFAVVIVHYRDRPAVQALIAASVRWTVSPREIVVVDNSGDFEATESDRVFVASMGGNLGYGPAVNEGVRIAVERGFEFVLVLTQDCSLEDHASAYLLKELVASDETAIAAPCLCIGAMSNAYFLLGAYSVVTAIRRTKPVGSPFGTIPLRGTDPWTGRTGRAS